Proteins from a genomic interval of Clostridium scatologenes:
- a CDS encoding HAMP domain-containing sensor histidine kinase, with amino-acid sequence MKLNIKFLRGSISNKINRSITWKLFIVTFIVFIIFISTNFLIQSLFFEKFYVSKKKANLQDGIQKFKISYNKAKTQEKEMELIKEFEESNNAKLAILDNNGNLKFIVKSNNEKADNLKIRIINEVIKSWTISSDIMEIMKKEDKTITRITSKKSNEVRTLVIATSNVNKGNIIFAISSLQPVNEASLVIKEFYFYFYIGAVILIIILSLLYSNMISKPLLKINETASKMAALDFSEKCYIKREDEIGNLSNTLNFLSENLNEALTSLKEANIKLENDIEKERALEKMRKEFVAAVSHELKTPISLIEGYAEGIKDGIFESDDKDYYIDIIIDESKRMGNLVYDMLDLSQLESGNFKLVKEEFFAHKLIESTIKRFSAPIENNFIDFKLNLEQDIKIYADWRRIEQVLINFITNAIRHTGEHGYIKISLERLENNKALVYVENSGKQIPEDEMDKIWSKFYKIDKSGNRKLGGTGVGLAIVKNILMLHGYDYGVKNINNGVRFYFIVSLYKASSKK; translated from the coding sequence ATGAAATTAAACATAAAATTTTTAAGAGGTAGTATATCAAATAAGATAAATAGAAGTATAACTTGGAAGTTATTTATTGTAACTTTTATAGTTTTTATAATTTTTATAAGTACTAATTTTTTAATTCAATCTTTATTCTTTGAAAAATTTTATGTGAGTAAGAAAAAAGCTAATTTGCAAGATGGTATACAAAAATTCAAGATAAGTTATAATAAAGCTAAAACTCAAGAAAAAGAAATGGAACTTATAAAAGAATTTGAAGAAAGTAATAATGCTAAATTAGCCATATTAGATAATAATGGTAATTTGAAATTTATAGTGAAATCTAATAACGAAAAAGCAGATAATTTAAAAATTAGAATCATCAATGAAGTTATAAAGTCTTGGACAATAAGCTCTGATATTATGGAAATCATGAAAAAGGAAGATAAGACTATAACAAGAATAACTTCTAAGAAAAGTAATGAAGTGAGGACTCTAGTAATTGCTACGTCTAATGTTAATAAAGGAAATATAATATTTGCTATATCTTCACTTCAGCCTGTAAATGAAGCATCTTTAGTAATAAAAGAATTTTATTTTTACTTTTATATAGGAGCGGTAATACTGATTATTATATTATCATTATTGTATTCTAATATGATATCAAAACCGCTTTTAAAAATTAATGAAACAGCATCTAAAATGGCAGCTTTAGATTTTTCGGAAAAATGTTATATAAAAAGAGAAGATGAAATAGGAAATTTATCTAATACTTTAAATTTTTTATCAGAGAATTTAAATGAAGCATTGACTTCATTAAAAGAGGCTAATATTAAGCTAGAAAATGATATAGAAAAAGAAAGAGCATTAGAAAAAATGAGAAAGGAGTTTGTTGCCGCAGTTTCTCATGAATTAAAAACTCCTATAAGTTTGATAGAAGGGTATGCTGAAGGAATTAAAGATGGCATATTTGAAAGCGATGATAAGGACTATTACATAGATATAATAATAGATGAATCTAAGAGGATGGGGAATTTGGTTTATGATATGTTGGATTTATCTCAGTTAGAATCTGGAAATTTTAAATTAGTTAAGGAAGAATTTTTTGCGCATAAACTTATAGAATCAACTATTAAAAGATTTTCAGCACCAATAGAGAATAATTTTATAGATTTTAAATTGAATTTAGAGCAGGATATAAAAATATATGCAGATTGGAGAAGAATCGAGCAGGTTTTAATTAATTTTATTACTAATGCTATAAGGCATACTGGAGAGCATGGGTATATTAAGATAAGTTTAGAAAGACTAGAAAATAATAAAGCTTTAGTGTATGTAGAAAATAGTGGTAAACAAATACCAGAAGATGAAATGGATAAAATATGGAGCAAATTTTATAAAATAGATAAGTCAGGGAACAGAAAGTTAGGTGGAACAGGAGTAGGCCTTGCTATAGTGAAAAATATACTTATGCTCCATGGATATGATTATGGTGTGAAAAATATAAACAATGGTGTTAGGTTTTATTTTATAGTGAGTTTATATAAGGCATCTTCAAAAAAATAA
- a CDS encoding macro domain-containing protein — MIKINGKSIIIKKGDITKEETDAIVNPANGSLKHGGGAAAAIVKAGGMQIQKDSNNLVKKRGFLDVTNCVVTDGYKLPCKFILHVVGPRMGEGNEEEKLKKAVDNVLNVAEAYGLKSISMPAISSGIFGFPKDRCADILLETVMSFFKSEADSLETVVMCNYDDETYNIFLEKEKEYV; from the coding sequence ATGATTAAAATTAACGGCAAGAGTATAATAATAAAGAAAGGAGATATTACAAAAGAAGAAACAGATGCTATAGTTAATCCTGCAAATGGATCGTTGAAGCATGGTGGAGGTGCAGCGGCAGCAATAGTAAAAGCAGGTGGAATGCAGATACAAAAGGATAGCAATAATTTAGTTAAAAAGAGAGGTTTTCTAGATGTAACTAATTGTGTTGTTACCGATGGATATAAATTGCCATGCAAATTTATATTACATGTGGTAGGGCCTAGAATGGGAGAAGGAAATGAAGAAGAAAAATTAAAAAAGGCAGTTGATAATGTACTAAATGTGGCAGAAGCATATGGATTAAAGTCTATATCTATGCCAGCCATAAGCTCAGGGATATTTGGATTTCCCAAGGATAGATGTGCGGACATATTATTAGAAACTGTAATGAGCTTTTTTAAAAGCGAGGCTGATAGTTTAGAAACTGTAGTTATGTGCAATTATGATGATGAAACCTATAACATATTTTTAGAAAAGGAAAAAGAATATGTTTAA
- the mntR gene encoding transcriptional regulator MntR gives MANEDFFTFSEYMKKECDVLTASMEDYLEMIYRLSEKVGFTRIHELAKALNVQPPSATKMVQKLSELKFVKYEKYGIIILTKEGKSMGKYLLNRHNIIEAFFKILGISNRILEQTEKVEHTINDETVQYLQDFVNFLKLRPEIVDDFVMFRKSKKVK, from the coding sequence GTGGCAAATGAAGACTTTTTCACTTTTAGTGAATATATGAAAAAGGAATGTGATGTACTAACGGCTTCTATGGAAGACTATTTGGAAATGATTTATAGATTATCAGAAAAAGTAGGTTTTACACGTATACATGAATTAGCGAAAGCTTTAAATGTACAACCTCCTTCTGCAACTAAGATGGTACAAAAATTATCAGAATTAAAGTTTGTAAAGTATGAAAAGTATGGAATTATAATCTTGACTAAAGAAGGTAAAAGTATGGGAAAATACCTACTTAATAGACATAATATAATAGAAGCATTTTTTAAAATTTTGGGGATTTCTAATAGAATTCTTGAGCAAACTGAAAAGGTAGAGCACACTATAAATGATGAAACTGTACAATATTTGCAAGATTTTGTTAACTTTTTAAAATTAAGGCCAGAAATAGTAGATGATTTTGTAATGTTTAGAAAAAGTAAGAAAGTTAAGTGA
- the ppaX gene encoding pyrophosphatase PpaX has translation MIKAILFDLDGTLINTNDLIVKSFKYAFNKHFNRDISREEIVRTFGEPLRDAMARYDSENADLLLNLFRSFNESKHDELATKFSGVEEGLKILKRMDIKLAVVTSKRRNMALRGLELINIYKYMDVVVCPEDTKKHKPLGDPALKACELLNILPEEAIMVGDSHNDILCGRNAGCKTCLVKYTALSLKELIEYKPDYIIDSIEDLTEICKSAEKNVI, from the coding sequence ATGATTAAAGCAATCTTATTTGATTTAGATGGAACACTTATAAATACTAATGATCTTATTGTAAAGAGTTTTAAATATGCATTTAACAAACATTTTAATAGAGATATTTCAAGAGAAGAAATAGTAAGGACTTTTGGAGAACCTTTAAGGGATGCTATGGCAAGATATGACAGTGAAAATGCTGATTTGCTTTTAAATCTTTTTAGAAGTTTCAATGAAAGTAAGCATGATGAATTAGCTACAAAATTTAGTGGTGTAGAAGAAGGTCTTAAAATTTTAAAGAGAATGGACATAAAACTTGCTGTAGTTACTTCAAAAAGAAGGAATATGGCACTTAGAGGTCTTGAACTTATAAATATATATAAATATATGGATGTTGTAGTATGTCCTGAAGATACAAAGAAGCATAAGCCTTTAGGAGATCCAGCATTAAAGGCTTGTGAGTTACTTAACATTTTACCAGAAGAAGCTATAATGGTTGGAGATAGCCATAATGATATACTTTGTGGGAGAAATGCTGGGTGCAAAACTTGCTTAGTAAAATATACAGCTCTTTCATTAAAGGAACTTATAGAATATAAACCGGATTACATTATAGATAGTATTGAGGATTTAACGGAAATTTGTAAATCTGCTGAGAAAAATGTAATATAA
- a CDS encoding response regulator transcription factor, with product MNKTILIVDDEERMRFLIDAYLKKEGFNVLQAENGKDALKIFKGNIVELVVLDIMMPVMDGWTTCKEIRKISQVPVIMLTAKAEDEDQILGFELGTDNYVTKPFSPKLLVAKVKALLKRAYPDESNQDNFFDGLYINEKAHETKVNDEDIYLSPKEFELLSYFVKNKGMVLSREQILDSVWGMDYYGDLRTVDTHIKRLREKLGEKAYLISTVRGTGYKFETKGYA from the coding sequence ATGAATAAAACTATATTGATTGTAGATGATGAAGAGAGAATGAGATTTTTAATAGATGCCTATTTAAAAAAAGAAGGCTTTAATGTGCTTCAAGCAGAAAATGGTAAGGATGCTTTGAAAATTTTTAAAGGAAATATTGTGGAATTAGTGGTATTGGATATAATGATGCCTGTCATGGATGGATGGACAACTTGTAAAGAAATTAGAAAAATATCTCAAGTTCCAGTTATTATGCTTACTGCAAAAGCAGAGGATGAAGATCAAATATTGGGATTTGAGTTAGGAACAGACAACTATGTTACAAAACCTTTCAGTCCTAAATTGTTAGTAGCTAAAGTAAAAGCACTTTTAAAGAGAGCTTATCCAGATGAAAGCAATCAAGATAACTTTTTTGATGGGCTTTATATAAATGAAAAGGCTCATGAAACGAAGGTTAATGATGAAGATATATACTTGTCTCCAAAAGAATTTGAATTGTTAAGTTATTTTGTTAAAAATAAAGGAATGGTGCTTAGTAGAGAACAAATTTTGGATTCGGTATGGGGAATGGATTACTATGGAGATCTAAGAACTGTTGATACTCATATAAAGAGACTTAGAGAGAAACTTGGTGAAAAGGCATATTTAATATCTACCGTAAGAGGAACAGGATATAAATTTGAAACGAAAGGATATGCTTAG
- a CDS encoding LTA synthase family protein: protein MLNIRDNLDLILFLIIIYVKVMHYGKQISPDYFYSKVNRPIIASILILVSFFTLFKQSRRIKMLFILDILISLILISDIIYFRYYKDVITVSAVKNVKLLTGVSASVKSLINIKDFLYLIDIVFLVPIMKKFKVVNNNKKIFLRKVCTFMMTLLIGVAIDTQSVYAVSKEQPTLISSMSDRVYLTKMIGNINFHAIDAYNFVSTSIRNSSKLSNEREQEIKDFLAKNNESTGTNLKGAAEGKNLIMIQVEALQGFVINQKINGQEITPNLNRWINKSMYFDNYFYQVAGGNTSDAEFMSNNSLYPAESGAAYYSYSGDSYSSLAKELKEKQYGTAAFHANNEGFWNRNVMYPVQGFDKFYGQHSFNIDENVGLGLSDKSFLNQSLDKLKTLKQPYYSFLVTLSSHYPYDDTKGYGDFNVGEYEGTLLGNYLKGIHYTDEQLGTFLDKLEKEKMLDNSIVVLYGDHFAIPKDNEQELYKFEKINNATDYDWVKSQKVPMFIHFPGDENKGVNHTYSSQMDLYPTLANMFNLPKQYMLGKDILNSDSGKVIFRNGSFTNGKAFYVSWTNTYYDVKTGEKIEETEALKAEKEQYLKELQYSDDILNHNLIKDFKGK, encoded by the coding sequence ATGTTAAATATTAGGGATAATTTAGATTTAATTTTGTTTTTGATTATAATATATGTAAAAGTCATGCATTATGGAAAACAAATATCTCCAGATTATTTTTATTCTAAGGTAAATAGACCTATTATAGCTTCTATATTGATATTGGTTAGTTTCTTTACATTGTTTAAACAAAGTAGAAGAATAAAAATGTTATTCATATTAGATATTTTAATAAGTTTAATCTTAATATCAGATATTATATATTTTAGATATTACAAAGATGTAATAACAGTTTCAGCTGTAAAAAATGTAAAACTTTTAACTGGAGTATCTGCTAGTGTAAAAAGTTTAATTAACATAAAAGATTTTTTATATTTAATAGACATAGTATTTCTTGTACCTATCATGAAAAAGTTTAAAGTTGTAAATAACAATAAAAAAATATTTTTAAGAAAAGTTTGTACGTTTATGATGACATTACTTATTGGAGTTGCGATAGATACTCAATCTGTTTATGCAGTATCTAAAGAACAGCCGACTCTTATAAGTTCTATGAGTGATAGGGTATATTTAACAAAAATGATAGGAAATATTAATTTTCATGCTATAGATGCATACAATTTTGTAAGTACATCTATAAGAAATTCATCTAAGCTTTCAAACGAAAGAGAGCAGGAAATAAAAGACTTTTTGGCTAAAAATAATGAAAGTACGGGAACTAACTTAAAAGGTGCAGCAGAAGGAAAAAACCTTATAATGATACAGGTGGAAGCACTACAGGGGTTTGTAATAAACCAAAAAATAAATGGACAAGAAATAACTCCAAATTTAAATAGATGGATAAATAAAAGCATGTATTTTGATAATTATTTTTATCAAGTAGCAGGAGGAAATACTTCTGATGCAGAGTTCATGTCCAATAATTCATTATATCCTGCAGAATCAGGTGCGGCTTATTATAGTTATAGTGGTGATTCCTATAGTTCTCTGGCTAAAGAACTTAAAGAGAAACAATATGGCACTGCAGCTTTCCATGCCAATAATGAAGGATTTTGGAATAGAAATGTAATGTATCCAGTGCAGGGATTTGATAAGTTTTATGGACAACATAGCTTTAATATAGATGAGAATGTTGGGCTTGGTCTTAGTGATAAATCATTTTTAAATCAAAGCTTGGATAAGCTGAAAACTCTTAAGCAACCTTATTATTCGTTCTTAGTAACACTTAGTAGCCATTATCCTTATGATGACACAAAAGGATATGGAGATTTTAATGTAGGTGAATATGAAGGAACTCTTTTAGGAAACTATTTAAAGGGAATACATTATACAGATGAACAATTAGGAACATTTTTAGATAAATTGGAAAAAGAAAAAATGTTAGATAATTCAATTGTAGTTCTATATGGCGACCATTTTGCAATTCCGAAAGATAATGAACAGGAGCTTTATAAATTCGAAAAAATAAATAATGCGACTGATTATGATTGGGTGAAATCTCAAAAAGTGCCAATGTTTATACATTTTCCTGGAGATGAAAATAAAGGCGTAAATCATACTTATTCATCACAAATGGATTTGTATCCTACTTTAGCTAATATGTTTAATTTACCTAAACAATATATGTTGGGAAAAGATATTTTAAATAGTGATAGTGGTAAGGTTATTTTTAGAAATGGGTCTTTTACAAATGGAAAGGCATTTTATGTGTCATGGACCAATACCTATTACGATGTAAAAACAGGAGAAAAAATAGAAGAAACTGAAGCTTTAAAAGCCGAAAAAGAACAATATTTGAAAGAACTTCAGTATTCTGACGATATATTGAATCATAATTTAATAAAGGACTTCAAAGGAAAATAA
- a CDS encoding AAA domain-containing protein, whose translation MDAREKIRNIFLYLLSIKNMDKKIVRDVTKYIKVISEPDLYNKKGCLINKSDDENWLTVSKECDDLYNTLFKIYSTMEKNSEDLEIIWGHGVLSLEVNDEKIVHPMFSTKMVLNFNSEKAIFTLSPYNNITNFEIGILEGLDLPNLDKILDISLDIKKNGLDARNICNIETTLMNILNCLSSILEENSLNKDIIPLNSIKVSTSPVFYNSPCIILRNIDTRIWDLELKDILNYIDKGNPIPKTIEALVKETNSLGNNDIYNEWEGIGNDILFPLPANEEQKEITKRLANNFGVVVQGPPGTGKSHTICNLICHLMAHGKRVLVTSQTDKALKVLSKKIPEEIRSLCISLLGNDTKALKDLDESVRKITENLSINPNTLLKEIEPVEAELKKCRKNIENLMSQLKEAESLENKTINYRNESFTLTQLSKWINENKNTCSWIDDSIEMKTRSSLLQQDFYNLIKLMKENKKEYIDKLNKVGNLLYKLPSYNELIETLSRLNFLENNLNKYRKNVELCTIEIGNEQLEEFLKFITTAKDKISLIENGWLKSILKSYYTNDAYKDFWKDIVLNLNKHVNEISVIKQIINSHNIKFPVGIDITKLKDDFKIIHNQINSKGKLGSIFKLLHNQCSYILQDCEVDYRPLTTKEQCDIFSKAIDKEILERNLRTLWNNTVKEYGGKIITNSDSNLLNTISENILQIETIINWDKSYTKIIKEYLGNSKFPIELNLYSEKDYDYLINIFQSVKYLREYEELNNKLQATRQLFIKNDYLSEASDWIADYDKAKIRKLYDELWKLKDIKNTSDKINTYISKLKGTCPMFTKKLLNQWADNSIDDNYKNWDDAWKWKAGSSLLNEIYKLKPDQLEQDIEAEKSKETMLIKEIVAKKTWYNQIIHTTESQKRSLFTWMESIKRIGKGTGKQASKYRRLAQKEMENCKGVIPVWIMPLNKVIETIKLEDDLFDVVIVDESSQSDISAITVLLRGKRAVIVGDEWQISPEAIGKDNEMVENLIHRYLKEIPHSEWFDLKTSLYHTALRVFPSRLVLKEHFRCDPSIIDFSNNLCYSGEIIPLRCPEASDSFSPVVSAVKVENALKDLSKNVNEEEARSIVNKIVQCCNNEKYKNMTMGVISLLGEAQSELIENMLKENLGIEEMIRRRLICGDAYSFQGDERDIIFLSLVIAKNAKFTALTKESDIRRFNVAASRARNQMFLFHSVDIEDLNPKCVRSNLLSYCLDIEKKSLQYEKGNNLLVSGFKNDVLCALEKRGFKVKPNIKIGKYKIDFVLEGTYGRLAIDCCGEDTAFSSNWKENHNRRMTLQRVGWKFFILRESEFYYNPNNCIDKISHYLKMA comes from the coding sequence TTGGACGCGAGAGAAAAAATACGAAATATATTTTTGTACTTGCTAAGCATAAAGAACATGGATAAAAAAATAGTAAGAGATGTTACAAAATATATTAAAGTAATTTCTGAACCAGATTTGTATAACAAAAAAGGATGTTTAATAAATAAGAGTGATGATGAAAACTGGCTTACAGTTAGTAAAGAATGTGATGATTTGTACAACACTTTATTTAAAATATATTCTACTATGGAGAAAAACAGTGAAGACCTTGAAATAATTTGGGGGCATGGAGTTTTAAGTTTAGAAGTAAATGACGAAAAAATAGTTCATCCAATGTTTAGTACTAAAATGGTGTTGAATTTTAATAGTGAAAAAGCCATATTTACTCTTTCTCCCTACAATAATATAACAAACTTTGAAATAGGAATACTAGAAGGTTTGGACTTACCTAATCTAGATAAAATATTAGATATCTCATTAGATATAAAAAAGAACGGATTAGATGCAAGAAACATATGTAATATAGAAACTACTTTAATGAACATTCTAAATTGTTTAAGTTCAATACTTGAAGAAAATTCATTAAATAAAGATATTATTCCTTTAAACTCCATAAAAGTTTCAACATCTCCTGTTTTTTATAATTCTCCCTGCATTATTTTAAGAAATATAGATACTAGGATATGGGATTTAGAACTTAAGGATATCTTAAATTACATAGATAAAGGTAATCCTATTCCCAAAACTATAGAAGCTTTAGTAAAAGAGACAAATTCTCTAGGTAATAATGATATTTATAATGAATGGGAAGGCATAGGTAATGATATATTATTTCCTCTGCCAGCTAATGAAGAACAAAAGGAAATAACAAAAAGACTTGCTAACAATTTTGGAGTAGTAGTTCAAGGACCTCCTGGAACTGGAAAAAGCCATACCATATGTAATTTAATATGCCATCTTATGGCTCACGGAAAAAGAGTTCTAGTTACCAGTCAAACAGATAAGGCTCTAAAAGTATTATCTAAAAAAATACCAGAAGAAATAAGATCATTATGCATAAGTCTTTTAGGTAATGACACAAAAGCTTTAAAGGATTTAGATGAATCAGTAAGAAAAATCACTGAAAATTTATCTATTAATCCTAATACTCTTTTAAAAGAAATAGAACCTGTAGAAGCAGAATTAAAAAAATGTAGAAAAAATATAGAAAATCTTATGAGTCAATTAAAAGAGGCAGAATCTCTTGAAAATAAAACTATAAATTATAGAAACGAAAGCTTTACTCTTACTCAATTATCAAAATGGATTAATGAAAATAAAAATACCTGTTCATGGATAGATGATAGTATAGAAATGAAAACTAGATCATCCTTGCTCCAACAAGACTTTTATAATCTAATAAAACTTATGAAAGAAAATAAAAAAGAATATATAGATAAATTAAATAAGGTTGGAAATTTGTTATACAAGCTTCCTTCTTATAACGAACTGATTGAGACCTTAAGTAGATTAAATTTCTTAGAAAATAATTTGAATAAGTATAGAAAAAATGTAGAATTATGTACTATAGAAATTGGTAATGAACAATTAGAAGAATTTTTAAAATTTATCACAACAGCTAAGGACAAAATATCATTAATAGAAAATGGATGGCTCAAATCCATATTGAAATCCTATTATACCAACGATGCTTATAAAGATTTTTGGAAGGATATAGTTTTAAATCTAAATAAACATGTAAATGAAATAAGTGTTATAAAGCAAATAATAAATTCACACAACATCAAGTTTCCTGTTGGCATAGATATAACTAAACTAAAGGATGACTTCAAAATAATTCACAATCAAATTAATTCTAAAGGAAAACTTGGTTCCATATTTAAATTACTTCATAATCAATGCAGTTATATTCTACAGGATTGTGAAGTAGATTATAGACCTTTAACTACTAAAGAACAGTGTGATATATTTAGTAAAGCTATAGACAAGGAAATTTTAGAAAGAAATCTTAGAACATTATGGAATAATACAGTTAAAGAATATGGTGGAAAGATAATAACTAATTCAGATAGCAACCTTTTAAATACTATTTCAGAAAATATATTGCAAATAGAAACTATAATTAATTGGGATAAATCTTACACAAAGATCATAAAAGAATACTTAGGTAACTCTAAATTCCCTATTGAACTTAATTTATATAGTGAAAAAGATTATGATTATTTAATAAACATATTCCAATCTGTAAAATACTTAAGAGAATATGAAGAATTAAATAATAAATTGCAAGCTACCAGACAACTATTTATAAAAAATGATTATTTAAGTGAAGCTTCTGATTGGATTGCAGACTATGATAAGGCAAAAATCAGAAAGTTATATGATGAACTGTGGAAACTCAAGGATATAAAGAATACCTCTGATAAAATAAATACTTATATTAGTAAACTTAAAGGTACATGTCCTATGTTTACTAAGAAACTATTAAATCAGTGGGCTGATAATTCTATTGATGACAATTACAAAAATTGGGATGATGCTTGGAAATGGAAAGCCGGTAGTTCTCTTTTAAATGAAATTTACAAATTAAAACCTGATCAATTAGAACAAGATATAGAAGCTGAAAAGTCAAAAGAAACTATGCTGATAAAAGAGATAGTAGCCAAAAAAACTTGGTACAATCAGATTATACACACTACTGAATCTCAAAAAAGAAGTCTTTTTACATGGATGGAATCTATAAAAAGGATTGGAAAAGGCACAGGAAAGCAAGCTTCAAAATATAGAAGGCTAGCTCAAAAAGAGATGGAAAATTGTAAAGGTGTTATACCTGTTTGGATTATGCCTCTAAACAAAGTTATAGAAACTATAAAGCTAGAAGATGATTTATTTGATGTAGTTATTGTGGATGAAAGCAGTCAAAGTGACATTTCAGCAATTACTGTATTACTTAGAGGTAAGAGAGCTGTTATTGTTGGTGATGAATGGCAAATAAGCCCTGAAGCTATTGGTAAAGATAATGAAATGGTGGAAAATCTAATTCATAGATATTTAAAAGAAATTCCTCACAGTGAATGGTTTGATTTGAAAACAAGCCTTTATCACACAGCATTAAGAGTATTTCCTAGTCGCTTAGTACTCAAAGAACATTTTAGATGTGACCCTAGTATAATAGATTTCAGCAATAATTTATGTTATTCTGGAGAAATTATACCTTTAAGATGTCCTGAAGCTTCTGATTCATTCTCACCCGTAGTTTCTGCAGTTAAAGTAGAAAATGCTCTTAAAGATCTATCTAAAAATGTAAATGAAGAAGAAGCACGCTCTATAGTAAATAAAATAGTTCAGTGCTGCAATAATGAAAAATATAAAAATATGACCATGGGCGTTATATCTCTCTTAGGCGAAGCTCAAAGTGAACTTATAGAAAATATGCTTAAAGAAAACCTAGGTATTGAGGAAATGATACGCAGGAGATTAATATGTGGTGACGCCTATTCCTTCCAGGGTGATGAAAGAGATATAATTTTCTTATCTTTAGTTATTGCTAAAAATGCTAAGTTTACAGCTTTAACTAAGGAATCTGATATAAGAAGATTTAATGTGGCTGCAAGCCGTGCCAGAAATCAAATGTTCTTATTTCACAGTGTAGATATAGAAGATTTGAATCCAAAATGTGTAAGATCTAACCTTTTAAGTTACTGCTTAGATATTGAAAAAAAATCCTTACAATATGAAAAAGGAAATAATTTATTAGTATCTGGTTTTAAAAACGACGTATTATGCGCTCTTGAAAAAAGAGGTTTTAAAGTTAAACCTAATATAAAAATAGGAAAATATAAAATAGATTTTGTATTGGAAGGAACTTACGGCAGACTAGCAATAGATTGCTGCGGGGAAGACACTGCATTCTCCTCAAATTGGAAAGAAAATCATAACAGAAGAATGACTCTTCAAAGAGTTGGCTGGAAATTCTTTATACTTAGGGAAAGTGAATTCTATTACAATCCTAATAATTGTATAGATAAAATTTCACATTATTTGAAGATGGCTTAA